The following are encoded in a window of Roseimaritima ulvae genomic DNA:
- the gatC gene encoding Asp-tRNA(Asn)/Glu-tRNA(Gln) amidotransferase subunit GatC — protein sequence MAFSDDDIRKLAHLARLELTDQEVQTLGPQLERILGFVEQLAELDTEDVEPMTTALDVNNRWVSDTIEPGLPREAALANAPLADKECFLVPPVLPS from the coding sequence ATGGCTTTCTCCGACGACGACATCCGCAAATTGGCACACCTGGCTCGGCTGGAACTGACCGACCAGGAGGTGCAGACGCTGGGCCCTCAACTGGAACGGATCCTGGGGTTCGTCGAACAACTGGCGGAGTTAGACACCGAAGACGTGGAACCGATGACCACGGCTTTGGATGTCAACAATCGCTGGGTGAGCGACACCATCGAACCCGGACTGCCGCGTGAGGCCGCCCTGGCCAATGCCCCGCTGGCCGACAAAGAGTGCTTCCTGGTGCCGCCGGTCCTACCGTCATAG
- the rpmB gene encoding 50S ribosomal protein L28 translates to MARQCESCGKKVQMGNRVETRGKAKYLGGVGTKITGITRRKFIPNLQKVHVTTPSGQNKTMRVCTACIRSGAVRKAVKVKPFELGETKAAKK, encoded by the coding sequence ATGGCCCGTCAATGCGAATCCTGCGGTAAGAAAGTCCAGATGGGCAACCGCGTCGAAACCCGCGGTAAAGCGAAGTATTTGGGCGGGGTGGGTACGAAAATCACCGGCATCACGCGTCGCAAATTCATCCCCAATCTGCAGAAAGTTCACGTCACCACGCCCAGCGGCCAAAACAAGACGATGCGCGTCTGCACGGCCTGCATCCGCAGCGGTGCGGTTCGCAAAGCCGTCAAAGTGAAACCCTTTGAATTGGGCGAAACCAAAGCCGCCAAGAAATAA